In Coriobacteriia bacterium, the genomic stretch GCGTCAGTCTTGAAGTCCAACGCCGAGAAGCTGTCATCGAACACGTATATCTCGGGCTTCTTGACGATGGCGCGGGCGATTGCCAGGCGTTGGCGCTGGCCACCCGAAACGTTGGTGCCGCCCTGCGTGATGGGCGCCTCGAGCTCCCCGGGCATCTCGGAGACGAACGTCTTGCCCTGCGCCACTTCAAGGGCGTGCCACAGCTCCTCGTCAGTCGCGTCGATGTCGCCGTAGCGCAGGTTGCTCGCGACCGTCCCGCTGAACAGGAACGCACGTTGCGGGATGAAACCGATCGTGTTCCACAGGTCCTCTTGGCGCATCTGTCGGATGTCGACGCCGTCGACCAAGACCGAACCGGCGCTCACGTCGTAGAAGCGCGGGATGAGATTGACCAGCGTCGACTTGCCGCTACCCGTGCTACCGACGATTGCGGTGATCTCGCCCGGCCCCGCTGAGAAGTTGATGTTGCGAAGCACGGGATCCTCGGCGCCTGGATAACGGAACTCGACGTCGCGAAACTCTATCTGTCCGCATACGCCCGCTGCGATGGGCACCGGCGAGTCAGTCTCCACGACGCTCGGAACGGTGTCGAGAACGGCCTGAATGCGATCGGCCGACGCTGCGGCGCGGGGCACCATCGCGAACATCACGGTCGCCATCATCACGGACATCAGAATCAACGTGATGTAGGTGAGGTAGGCCGTGAGGTTGCCGATGGGCATCGCGCCGCTCGCAATCCGGATGCTGCCGAACCACATGACAGCGACGGTGGTCAGGTTCAAGATTCCGAAAAGGGACGGGATCATGAACGCGAAGATCTGGTTGACCTTGATCGAGGTGTCCGTAAGGTCTTGGTTCGCAACGCGGAAACGCTTCTGTTCGTAGTCGTCGCGGACGAACGCGCGGATGACGCGGACGCCCGAGAGCGTCTCGCGCATCACCTGGTTGATACGGTCGACCTTGATCTGCACCGCTTTGAACAGCGGCATCGCCTTGGACACAACGATTGCGATGAATCCGGCCATGAGCGGCAGAACGACGAAGAGAATCGCCGAGAGTGCGGCGTCCTCTCGAATCGCCATGATGATGCCTCCGATGGCCATGATGGGCGCGAGGATCATCATGTTCAGTGCCATCATCACGAGCATCTGGACCTGCTGCACGTCGTT encodes the following:
- a CDS encoding ABC transporter ATP-binding protein, giving the protein MVLLVAQTVGNLYLPNLNADIINNGVRTGNTAYIMREGAVMLGVSALMALTAVAGVYLGSKTSMAFGRDVRAAIFKRVGTFSQTEVNQFGTPSLITRNTNDVQQVQMLVMMALNMMILAPIMAIGGIIMAIREDAALSAILFVVLPLMAGFIAIVVSKAMPLFKAVQIKVDRINQVMRETLSGVRVIRAFVRDDYEQKRFRVANQDLTDTSIKVNQIFAFMIPSLFGILNLTTVAVMWFGSIRIASGAMPIGNLTAYLTYITLILMSVMMATVMFAMVPRAAASADRIQAVLDTVPSVVETDSPVPIAAGVCGQIEFRDVEFRYPGAEDPVLRNINFSAGPGEITAIVGSTGSGKSTLVNLIPRFYDVSAGSVLVDGVDIRQMRQEDLWNTIGFIPQRAFLFSGTVASNLRYGDIDATDEELWHALEVAQGKTFVSEMPGELEAPITQGGTNVSGGQRQRLAIARAIVKKPEIYVFDDSFSALDFKTDAQLRAALEHETKNATVLVVAQRVSTIMQADRIIVMDCGVIAGIGTHEELMETSETYREIVFSQLSAEEVA